Part of the Halopenitus persicus genome is shown below.
TCACCCGTCGCCGTGGGCGTCGACGATGACGACCTCGCCGTCCTCGACGGTGACGTTGATGAGAGTTCGGACGGTGTAGTCGGTGTCGTCGAGGTCGTTGTCGCCGGCCTTCTTGATGACGGCGACGACGTCGACGACTTCCGCGCCGATGTCGTTGGTCAACGCGTCGAGGATCGCCTTCATCGTGCCGCCCGTCGAGAGGACGTCGTCGATCACGAGCACGCGGTCGCCGGGCTCGACGTCGTTGATGTACATCTCGGACTCCGAGTAGCCGGTCTCCTGAAACAGCGGGACCTCGCCCTCGAGGCCGTACTGGCGCTTCCGGATGACCACGAGCGGAATGTCGGTCATCAGCGACAGCGCGGTCGAGATGTGGATCCCCATCGCGGCCGGCGTGACGATCTTGTCGACGTTCTCGAGCTCGGCCTTCCGGATGATCCGGATGACGATCTCCCGGAGGAGTTCCGGCTCCAGCATCGGGACCCCGTCGCTTATCGGGTGGACGAAGTACTCGTACTCGCCTTTCTCGATGATCGGGGCGTCGAGCAGGGACTGCTCCAGCTGGTCCATGTCGCCGGTACAGACCCGGTCGGATAAAGCCTGGCGGTTATCGCCGTGCGTGCGCCGGTCTCCCACCCGTTTGCGACCGTGACGTCGTCGGTTCGGCCGGGGTTCAGTCGTCCGGGTGCCGGCTCCGGCAGTTAGTCGTCCAGAGGGAGGCGGTTCAGGGCGCGCTCGCCCACGCCGGTGAGGTACGCCTGGCCCCAGACGCCGACGAGGAGCGCGCCGAACGAGTTGAACACGAGGTCCTTCACGGTGTCCTCGAGGCCGTGTTGGGCAAGCGGCATCGCGATCCCGGTCCGGGCCGCGAAGACGTCGAGGCCGAACTCGAACAGCTCCCAGACCACCCCGAACGCGAGCACGAACGCGACGAGAAAGACGACGAAGAAGCGCCGCGGCAGACGGATCTCCTCGTGGTGGGCGTCGACGGCACGAACGGCGACGTACCCGATCGCGGCGACGACGGACGCCGAGGTGGCGTGGGTGACGTGGTCCCACCAGCCGACGGAGGCGTAGAGACCTGCCGACCCGAGCGTGTGCAGGAAGACGGCGGTCGTGAGCCAGAACGCCAGGAACGGGTCGATCGGAACGCGGTAGTTCCGCTCGATGACCGCGGGCGCGAAGGTGATCGCCAGCGCCGCGGTGCCGTTCGTCACCGCCTTCGGCTCGCCGATCCAAGCCCCATAGCCGATCAGTACGACGAGAACGGCCTGCATCGACCGTGCGAGCCCGCGTTTGGTCGCGGGCGGCAGAGCCGCCCGAAGCCGTCGGATCATCCGGACTGCCCTCCGTCCTCGTTCGCGGATCCGGTCCGTCCGGAATCACCGAGTTCCCGCTCGAGACGCCGCGTGAGTGCGCGATCCCGCCGGCGGAAATAGAGGTCGAACAGGAGGCCGGCGACGATCCCCGCGATCGTCACCCACAGGAACTCGATCATCAGTGCCTCGTTGTCGATCAGGTACGCCGAGCCGAACGTTCGGTCCAGTCCCCAGCGGACGATCGTCCACAGCGCGGCCGTCGCGAGCGTCGCCACGACGACCAACAGGACCGCGAACCAGTGGGTCACCCGCATCGGCGTGAACATGTCCATCTCGGCGACCACGAGCAGCGCCAGCGCCGCGAGCGCGAGGTACGTCGCGAAGACGCCGACCTCGACACCCGGGGCGAGCGCTCGTGCCACGAGCGGCAGCGCGGCGAGGGCGAGCAGCTCCCACGGGAGCATCACGCGCCAGTCACGGCGCACGGCCGCCGGCAGCGTCATCACGCCCGCCGTGGCCGCCGCGACGATGAGCCACTGGACGTCGAGCGGCAGCAGACTCTCCAGGAACACGAGCCCGACCAATCCGACGAGTACCCAGCCGATGAGCGCGTTCCGCCGCGTGTCGCGGAACAGCGACGCCAGGAGGTCGGCGTTCGTGTCGGTCATCGTCGCTGGAACCTCGGCCAACGCCGTTCGGATCGGGGCTGCTGGATCATCGGGAAACCATCTGGTCGTTCGGGCCGACCTAGCCGTATTGGCCGTCTTCCTCGGCCTTGATGTCGTCGAGGTACTCGTGGGCCTCCTCGAAGATCTCGCGGGGGCCGTCCTGGGTGATCGTGTTGATCGCTTGGTCGTAGTCGCGCCACTGGAGGTCGCGGTGCTCCTTCGAGAGCTCGGCGCTGGCCTCGAAGGAGCGCGCGATGAACAGGTGGACCGTCTTGTGGATGGTCTCGCCGTTCGCCTCGAACACGTAATCGTACTCCTTGCGGAAGCCGTCGATGAGGCGGAAATCGGATATCCCCGCCTCCTCCTCGACCTCCCTGATCGCCGTTTGCTGGAGCTCCTCGTCCCCCTCGACCCCGCCTTTGGGGAACTCCCAGTCCCCCGGACGGCTCTTCAGGAGCAGGTACTCCCGGTGGCCGCGGGTGTCGCGGAAGAGGATGGCTCCAGCGCTCGTCGCTTCGACCGTCATTGCGGGGTTCTACTTGGTCGCCGCTAAAGAGGGTGTCGGACGCGACACCCCGCCACGTCGGCTGGTCCGCGGCGGTCCCGGGCCGTGACCGTCCCGGTCCGTGACCGTCCCGGGCCGCGGCGCTCGATCTCCGACGTGTGCCGCCTCGCCCCGCACGACCGGATGTAGGTGCGTTTTTACCCGTCGGCGCCCCACGACCGATATATCCCCAGCGATGACCTTCGTCACCAAACTCTCCTTCGAATCCGGCGACCGGCGCGTCCTCGAGGAGACCGTCGAGGACCTCCACCGGACGCTCGAGCGAAAGGGCGTGGAGTGTAAGGGCCCTCACGCCTTCTCGCCCGAGCGAACGCGCGTCCAGCTGTATAAGCAACTCCGACCGGGCGACCAGTTCTCCCCGTGGGAGTACACCGTCTACGCGCGCAAACTCGAGATCCACGGGTCCGACGACATCGCCCGCGAGATGGTCGACCGCGACTTCCCCGACTCCGTCCACGTCGAGGTCGAAGTCGATCGGAAGAAGCCGCTCGGCCACGGGCGCGACTGACGGGCGAAGCGCCCACGACCGGCGGCCGGTTCGATCGGGACTGACGGTTGAAAAGAGGATCAGCATAAAGACACCGACCGTGGACGACGTCCGCTGGACGAGATCGCACGACTGCGGCAGGGTACTCTGAACCGGCGATCGACCCCGTCTAGTAACCTTTAACCGACGCAAACCGGTATTTCCTTGCAAGATGGCGAGCAACAAGATCCTCGGTATCGACCTCGGTACCACGAACTCCGCGTTTGCGGTGATGGAGGGCGGCGACCCCGAGATCATCGCGAACGCCGAAGGCGACCGCACGACGCCGTCGATCGTCGCGTTTTCCGACGACGGCGAGCGGCTGGTCGGCAAGCCCGCCAAGAACCAGGCGGTGCAGAACCCCGACCGAACGATCCAGTCCATCAAGCGACATATGGGCGAGGAGGATTACACCGTCGAGATCGAGGACGAGGAGTACACGCCCGAGCAGGTCTCGGCGATGATCCTCCAGAAGATCAAACGTGACGCCGAGGAGTACCTCGGCGACGAGATCGAGAAGGCGGTCATCACCGTCCCCGCCTACTTCAACGACAAGCAGCGACAGGCGACGAAGGACGCCGGCGAGATCGCCGGCTTCGAGGTCGACCGGATCGTCAACGAGCCGACCGCGGCTGCGATGGCGTACGGCCTCGACGACGAGTCCGACCAGACGGTGCTCGTCTACGACCTCGGCGGCGGCACCTTCGACGTCTCGATCCTCGACCTGGGCGGCGGCGTCTACGAGGTCGTCGCGACCAACGGCGACAACGACCTCGGCGGCGACGACTGGGACGAGGCGGTCATCGACCACCTCGCCGAGGAGTTCGAGAACGACCACGGGATCGACCTCCGCGAGGACCGACAGGCCCTCCAGCGGCTCACGGAGGCCGCCGAGGAGGCGAAGATCGAGCTGTCGAACAAGAAGGAGACCACGGTCAACCTGCCGTTCATCACGGCGACTGACTCCGGGCCCGTCCACCTCGAGCAGTCGATCACGCGGGCCACCTTCGAGTCGCTGACCGGTGACCTCCTCGAGCGAACCGTCGGTCCGACCGAGCAGGCGCTCGAGGACGCCGGCTACGCGAAGGGCGACATCGACGAGGTCATCCTCGTCGGCGGCTCCACCCGGATGCCGCAGGTACAGGAGAAGGTCGAGGAGCTCGTCGGCCAGGAGCCGAAGAAGAACGTCAACCCCGACGAGGCCGTCGCGCTGGGCGCGGCCGTCCAGGGCGGCGTGCTCTCGGGCGACGTCGACGACATCGTCCTGCTGGACGTGACGCCGCTCTCGCTCGGCATCGAGGTGAAGGGCGGCCTCTTCGAGCGGCTCATCGAGAAGAACACCACGATCCCGACGGAGGCCTCGAAGGTCTTCACGACCGCCGCGGACAACCAGACGTCGGTCAACGTCCGCGTCTTCCAGGGCGAACGCGAGATCGCCGAGGAGAACGAGCTGCTGGGTGCCTTCCAGCTCACCGGCATCCCGCCGGCGCCCGCCGGAACGCCGCAGATCGAGGTTTCCTTTAACATCGACGAGAACGGGATCGTCAACGTCGAGGCGGAGGACCAGGGCTCGGGCAACGCCGAGTCGATCACCATCGAGGGCGGCGCCGGCCTCTCCGACGAGGAGATCGATCGGATGCAGGAGGAGGCCGAACAGCACGCCGAGGAGGACGAGAAGCGCCGCGAGCTGATCGAGGCCCGCAACGAGGCCGAATCGACGGTTCAGCGCGCCGAGACCCTCATCGAGGAGAACGAGGAGAACGTCGACGACGACGTGATCGCCGAGATCGAGGACGCGATGGACGACGTCGAGGACGTCCTTGCGGACGAGGACGCCGACATCGACGAGATCGAGTCGGCAACCGAGGACCTGGCCGAGCAGCTCCAGGAGATCGGCAAGCAGATGTATCAGGAACAGGCGGCCCAGGCCGGTGCCGCCGGCGGCGCCGGGGCGGCGGGCGCCGGTCCGGGCGGAATGGGCGGTGCCGGCGGCGCCGGTCCCGGCGGGATGGGCGGTGCCGGCGGCGCGGCCGGCAACGGTGCCGGCGAGCCCGGCGACGACGAGTACGTCGACGCCGACTTCGAGGACGTGGACGAGGACGACGAATAGTCGGTCTCACCAGCCACCCAGCACTGCCTCGATCGCCGGTCGACGTCATCCGGACGAACGAGACACGCCCGCATCGGGACGATACCGGCGCGGCTCGGCCGCGGGTCGGGTGCACGCTTTTCAAGTAGCCCGACGAATTACGACGTCACAAGACCGGAACTTTACGCATGAGCGAGGACTTCTACGACGCACTCGGGGTCTCACGGGACGCCGACACCGACGAGATCAAACAGGCGTATCGAAAGAAGGCGGCGGAGTATCACCCGGACGTCAGCGACCACGACGACGCCGAGGAGAAATTCAAGACGATCAAGAAGGCCAAGGAGGTCCTCACCGACGAGGAGACGCGCCGCCAGTACGACCAGCTGGGCCACGACCGGTTCGTCGAGGCCGAGAAGCGCGGTGCGGCCGGGTCGGGAGCCGGCGGCGGCCCCGGAGGAGCGGGCGGTCCCTTCGGCGGCGGCGCGGGCGGCGCCGGCGGCTTCGAGGACATCTTCAACCAGTTCTTCGGCGGCGGTGGCGGCCGCGGTCGCGGCGGCGACCCGAACCGCCCGCGGCAGGGGCAGGACCTCCGGACGGGCGTGACGATCGACCTCGAGGAGGCCTTCGAGGGCGCCACCAAGCAGTTCACCGTTACCCGTCCCGAGACGTGCGACACCTGCGATGGCGCCGGACACCCGCCCGACGCGGACGTCTCGACGTGTCGGCAGTGCAACGGCCAGGGACAGGTCACGCAGGTCCAACAGACCCCGCTCGGCCGCGTCCAGCAGACGACCACCTGCCCCCGGTGTGAGGGGACCGGCGAGACCTACAGCGAGCGGTGTTCCGACTGCGACGGCGACGGCGTCGTCCGCAACGAGGCGACGCTGTCGGTCGAGATCCCGGCCGGGATCAGGTCGGGCCAGAGCCTCCGGATGGAGGGGGAGGGCGCTCCCGGCGAGAACGGCGGGCCCAACGGCGACCTCCTCATCGAGGTCGACGTCGACGTCGGCGACCGGTTCGAACGCGACGGCGCCGACCTCCACGTCCACGAGGCGGTCTCGTTCCCGCAGGCCGCCTTCGGCGACACGGTACAGATCGAGACCGTCGACGGCACCGTCGAGATGGACGTTCCGTCGGGGACCCAAAGCGGGGAGACGTTCCGGCTCTCCGGCAAGGGGATGCCCCGCCTGCGCGGCCGGGGGCGTGGCGACCTCTACGTCCAGGTGCAGGTGGTCGTCCCCGACTCGCTCAACGACGAGCAGCGCGAGGCGCTGGAGGCGTTCGCCGAGGCCGGCGGCGAGGAGATCGACGTCGAACAGGGCTTCTTCGAGAAGCTGAAGAGCTCCTTCTGATCCCGTCTCGACGCCGACTCCCTCCAGCCAACCGATCTCGTCTCGACGCCGACTCCCTCCCGCCAACCGATCTCGTCTCGACGCCGACCTCGTTTCGGTGCCGATCGGTCGCCCCGATCGGTGCCGCCGCTCGAGGGGGACGCTTTTGAGTCTCTCGCGCCGAGAACCGGTGTATGGAGACCCTCGCGGACCCGCTCGCCCGTGATCGCCGAAGCGACGATCCCGCACTCGTGACGCCGGACGGTCGGGAGCGCAGCCGCCACGATCTGATCACGAACGCGTACAAGGCCGGCAACGCGCTCCGGCACGAGGGCGTCCGACGTGGCGCCGCGGTCGGGATCGCGCCGGTACCGGACCTGCCGTTCGTCCTCGCGTTCCTCGGTGCCGGCCTCCTGGGCGCGACCGTCCGGTTCGACGTGGACGCGAGCCTCGCGGCGGGCGCGCGAGCGATCGTCGTCCCGGCTGCCGACGTCGCCGACGTCACCGCGGACGCGGGGCCGGGAACGCGGGTGGTCGCCGTGGGCGGAGCGCCGGACGACCCCGCCGTCACCCACTGGGAGGAGACCGTCTGGAGCGAGAACCCGGCGTTCCCGTCGCCGACGATCGAGCCGGACGATCCGTTATTGGGCTCGCCCGACGGAGACGAGACCATCACTCACGGCGAGGCGATCTCGGCAGCCACGGCGATCGCCGAGCAGTACGGGATCGGTTCGGCGCGTCGGGTCGTCCTCCGGTCCTCGCTCGCGCACCCGGGTGCGGTCGTGGCCGGCGTGCTCGCGCCGCTGTGTGGCGGCGGCGTCACCGTGTTGTCGTCGGCCGAGGCCGAGGGCGTTGCCGCCGAGGCCGACCTGGTGGTCGGCGACGCCGATGGCCAGAACGCGAACGATGCGAGCGCGGTCGCCGTCGACCCAACCGTGATCGACCCCGACGACGTGCCCACTTGAGGCTCATCTCGATCCGTGGCCCTCCCGATTTCGACCCGTCTTCGCGCGGTAGTGCCGATTCTCGGGGGCGCTCACTGCAGCTCGCGGATCCGTGCGATCGCCTCGGGATTCTCGATCGACGAGAGGTCGCCCGGGTCCTCCCCGCGATGGGCTGCCGCGATCGCGCGGCGAACGACCTTCCCCGACTGCGTCTCGGGGAATTCGGGCACGAACCGGATCGCGCGCGGTCGGAAGGGCTTGCCGTGCTGCTGGCCGATCAGCGCCTGCAGCTCGGACCGGAGATCGTCGGTCGGTTCCGCGTCGGGATCGAGGATGACGTAGCAGACGACCGCGGTCCCCGTCGTCTCGTCGGGAACGCCGATCGCGGCCGCCTGTGTCACCGCGGGATGCTCGACCAGGACGGCCTCGATCTCGGCGGGACCGACCTTCCGTCCCGCGACGTTCAACGCGTCATCGGCGCGACCGTGGAGGAACCAGAACCCGTCCTCGTCGACCTGCGCGAAATCGCCGTGGTTCCACAGGTCCTCCCATCGCGACCAATACTCCGCGAGGTATCGCTCGTCGCCCGACCAGAGGCTCTTCGTCATCGAGGGACAGGAATCGCGTGCAACCAGATAGCCCCGCTCATCGGCCTCCCGAACGGACTCGCCGGCCTCGTCGACGACGTCCACGCACATCCCGAGCCCGGGTCCGCCAAGCGTGCACGGTTTCAGCGGCTGGTCGGGCATCGGCATCAGGAAACAGCCGCAGATCTCGGTCCCGCCGGAGATGTTGATGATCGGACACTCGCCGTTCCCCACCGTCTGGTGAAACCAGCGCCAGGATTCCGGATCCCACGGTTCTCCCGTCGATCCGAGCAGCCGCAAGCTCGAGAGGTCGTGCCGGTCGACCCAGTCGTCGCCGTGTTTTCGCAACGCCCGGATCGCCGTCGGGGAGACGCCGAACGTCGTCACGCCGTGCGTCTCGATCAGCTCCCAGAATCGGTCGGGATCCGGGTGGTCCGGGGCGCCCTCATAGAGGACGACCGTGCCGCCGAAGGTATGGTTGCCGATCAGCATCCACGGTCCCATCATCCAGCCGATATCGGAGACCCAGAAGAACCGATCGCTCGGCTGGTGGTCGAAGCCGAAGTGGATCTCCTTGCTGCACTGGAGGAGGACGCCGGCGTGGGTGTGGACGATCCCCTTCGGCTCGCCGGTGGTTCCGGAGGAGTAC
Proteins encoded:
- the hpt gene encoding hypoxanthine/guanine phosphoribosyltransferase, with amino-acid sequence MDQLEQSLLDAPIIEKGEYEYFVHPISDGVPMLEPELLREIVIRIIRKAELENVDKIVTPAAMGIHISTALSLMTDIPLVVIRKRQYGLEGEVPLFQETGYSESEMYINDVEPGDRVLVIDDVLSTGGTMKAILDALTNDIGAEVVDVVAVIKKAGDNDLDDTDYTVRTLINVTVEDGEVVIVDAHGDG
- the dnaK gene encoding molecular chaperone DnaK; its protein translation is MASNKILGIDLGTTNSAFAVMEGGDPEIIANAEGDRTTPSIVAFSDDGERLVGKPAKNQAVQNPDRTIQSIKRHMGEEDYTVEIEDEEYTPEQVSAMILQKIKRDAEEYLGDEIEKAVITVPAYFNDKQRQATKDAGEIAGFEVDRIVNEPTAAAMAYGLDDESDQTVLVYDLGGGTFDVSILDLGGGVYEVVATNGDNDLGGDDWDEAVIDHLAEEFENDHGIDLREDRQALQRLTEAAEEAKIELSNKKETTVNLPFITATDSGPVHLEQSITRATFESLTGDLLERTVGPTEQALEDAGYAKGDIDEVILVGGSTRMPQVQEKVEELVGQEPKKNVNPDEAVALGAAVQGGVLSGDVDDIVLLDVTPLSLGIEVKGGLFERLIEKNTTIPTEASKVFTTAADNQTSVNVRVFQGEREIAEENELLGAFQLTGIPPAPAGTPQIEVSFNIDENGIVNVEAEDQGSGNAESITIEGGAGLSDEEIDRMQEEAEQHAEEDEKRRELIEARNEAESTVQRAETLIEENEENVDDDVIAEIEDAMDDVEDVLADEDADIDEIESATEDLAEQLQEIGKQMYQEQAAQAGAAGGAGAAGAGPGGMGGAGGAGPGGMGGAGGAAGNGAGEPGDDEYVDADFEDVDEDDE
- a CDS encoding AMP-binding protein — encoded protein: MDPLEEYTEIAHRPDPETAAKTNVRAFMREYGIDDYDELIDRTCYGIDGVAESGVEWFWDEIVDYLGIEFDEPYDAVRDDADGPQFSEWYVGGELNVAHNVCDRHAAPGSPNRNRVAVVWEGEPGDVRELTFRELARASDRVAAYLKSVGTDPGDTVGLYMPMVPEVVPILYGCFKVGAIAVPIFSGFGTEATATRIADAEPSVLFTADGFHRRGSPVALKGTADAAIEAAGHVEHVVVYDRLGRTPDAETTPTETADTVPWTDGRDETWSAAIDTQPVGYGSDSVPADHESLLLYSSGTTGEPKGIVHTHAGVLLQCSKEIHFGFDHQPSDRFFWVSDIGWMMGPWMLIGNHTFGGTVVLYEGAPDHPDPDRFWELIETHGVTTFGVSPTAIRALRKHGDDWVDRHDLSSLRLLGSTGEPWDPESWRWFHQTVGNGECPIINISGGTEICGCFLMPMPDQPLKPCTLGGPGLGMCVDVVDEAGESVREADERGYLVARDSCPSMTKSLWSGDERYLAEYWSRWEDLWNHGDFAQVDEDGFWFLHGRADDALNVAGRKVGPAEIEAVLVEHPAVTQAAAIGVPDETTGTAVVCYVILDPDAEPTDDLRSELQALIGQQHGKPFRPRAIRFVPEFPETQSGKVVRRAIAAAHRGEDPGDLSSIENPEAIARIRELQ
- the dnaJ gene encoding molecular chaperone DnaJ gives rise to the protein MSEDFYDALGVSRDADTDEIKQAYRKKAAEYHPDVSDHDDAEEKFKTIKKAKEVLTDEETRRQYDQLGHDRFVEAEKRGAAGSGAGGGPGGAGGPFGGGAGGAGGFEDIFNQFFGGGGGRGRGGDPNRPRQGQDLRTGVTIDLEEAFEGATKQFTVTRPETCDTCDGAGHPPDADVSTCRQCNGQGQVTQVQQTPLGRVQQTTTCPRCEGTGETYSERCSDCDGDGVVRNEATLSVEIPAGIRSGQSLRMEGEGAPGENGGPNGDLLIEVDVDVGDRFERDGADLHVHEAVSFPQAAFGDTVQIETVDGTVEMDVPSGTQSGETFRLSGKGMPRLRGRGRGDLYVQVQVVVPDSLNDEQREALEAFAEAGGEEIDVEQGFFEKLKSSF
- a CDS encoding bis(5'-nucleosyl)-tetraphosphatase, with amino-acid sequence MTVEATSAGAILFRDTRGHREYLLLKSRPGDWEFPKGGVEGDEELQQTAIREVEEEAGISDFRLIDGFRKEYDYVFEANGETIHKTVHLFIARSFEASAELSKEHRDLQWRDYDQAINTITQDGPREIFEEAHEYLDDIKAEEDGQYG
- a CDS encoding class I adenylate-forming enzyme family protein; the encoded protein is METLADPLARDRRSDDPALVTPDGRERSRHDLITNAYKAGNALRHEGVRRGAAVGIAPVPDLPFVLAFLGAGLLGATVRFDVDASLAAGARAIVVPAADVADVTADAGPGTRVVAVGGAPDDPAVTHWEETVWSENPAFPSPTIEPDDPLLGSPDGDETITHGEAISAATAIAEQYGIGSARRVVLRSSLAHPGAVVAGVLAPLCGGGVTVLSSAEAEGVAAEADLVVGDADGQNANDASAVAVDPTVIDPDDVPT
- a CDS encoding uS10/mL48 family ribosomal protein, with the translated sequence MTFVTKLSFESGDRRVLEETVEDLHRTLERKGVECKGPHAFSPERTRVQLYKQLRPGDQFSPWEYTVYARKLEIHGSDDIAREMVDRDFPDSVHVEVEVDRKKPLGHGRD